tataactCATAAAACTGATCATTAGATGTCCAGAAAATCCCTGTGTAGGACAGGCTTGGTGTCcggtagtccaactaattgtacgcaagttgcgatattgtgataatttttgcacaggtcaatatctctTCTCCACGTATTTATAACATAGGGAttaccttttctgtggtgaacctTCGGCGTCGATGCTACGCGGcgatttttaaataacattttaaccattaaagggactggcctccagatcgtttgacaacaacaaaaaatttatttttttagatatctggaaataaatgctatatttcttaagaaggctttaaaacttaattactgacaaactatatgttacggaaacacatgagaatttgctgtttttactacgttttacgatgaaaatcgaaaagcatttgtaacgctttactccaagTAAACTGTcgcgattataaatatctatattttgaagtcataattcactaattccgctatagcgctattggttacgacgacgggaaaatgtctttattgccgtggtggtccggggttcgatacatctttttttcttgaattggaatttttaaagtattttagaaacaaaaactcatattctaatgttcataatatgaccaaacttcaatttgaaagaaagattatttttagccaaatctggaggtcagtgcctttttttaaaaaacaaaaatattaattagtgaaattttaagatacctggaaagaatatccatttcTTCCTTCCATTCAATTGATGTTCACCTGCTAGTTATACCAGAAAGGGGCGTCaagcagtatacatacatacatacatacatatatgtttatgtgaataaacagcaaaacacgagtttgtcactgttttaaacaatgcAACCTAAAGTTTACACACATTTTACATGGCTCGATCCGCTTCGAGTCAAGTGATCGATAACGACTAACCGCACTGTCAGCTGTATTGAGTGTAATGGAGGACATGTAAATACAGCGAGGTAGCCAAATGAAACATGTAGTGTTTACGCTTAATTAacgtgttttactgttatgtttaaaccataaaatgattcagttttattttgttttacgatttcatcgtttttaagtacatgtatattgcctgatcgtgtttttacctaaaactattttcaccacagaaaaggtctttactggttttgacgtaaagagagggattcTGCCCTATCACGAAAATACCTCAGAATCAGTTCTGACGTCGAATTATTTGGATAGGTGTCCGGGGACCAGAGAGAACGCAGGCTAAGCATCCAGTTACCGGACAGCTAGACACTTCATTTAATGAAACTCAATTGGTTTGTTTCGTCCAAAAACCCAGCACCTAAtttcattaattaattatttgaattAGACATTATTTAGAAGatcattttttttagtttagaCAGGAAGGGGCTACCTGAGTGTCTGGGACGGACTGCGCCTTTCTCAGCGAGTGCTTCTGGTTGTTGTTGCCCATCTTATGTATGAAAAACAGCCCTCATGTTGTCTGTTCAAACTTTTAAATGGTTCATTACTCAATAAATTAGTTTTCTTTGTTGAAAATGTCAAAttagaaaaactttaattttgtgAGCATTAGAACTACACGACGTGATTTTCACTCAAACGCTTGGGTGAGAAGAAGCAAACGTCAAGACACCGAGAGTGAAAAATGGGAAAGAAACAGCATCAAAAAGATAAACTGTAAGGAAAACGTGATCATAATTGACCTAACTTTTCTGGCAAAAATACATTAAATCgcgttttataatttataatttgttATGGTATTTATACAAATCGATTTACTATGTTAACATGTTTGGTACGAAAAATGGTTATGTTCGCTCTCATGTATGCTCGTACTCATAACTGTATTTTATTGTGTACAGGCTTGCACCTCTTTTTAGAACAAATATTACAGTggcattttttaaatgtaaccATGACATATGCAAATTAAGATAAAGGCAGATGTGTTGATTGTTCTACAGAAGTACCTGGTACAACTGACCAGTGTCTTTTCCTGGGCCCCTATGCTAAAGTCTCATTTTTATTAGTCAGTTTCCTTGTCTGTCTCATTGTCCCAACTTCAACTGGTCTACCTGAATATCACCTCACTGTCGGATCCTTGTAATAAGACCTCAACAAGATGAAGATGTAGGAGAAGCATAATTACAATACTTTTTGACATCCATGGCAAAAATCCCTCGCATACAAAATTGAGCAAGTACAATTAACAGCATCTCAATATGTCTGCAACaactatggtcaaacaagcagtgtcaACCATTCAATTAaactttaagctttaaaaaaCTTAGGTGACAGATGCGTTTAAAACCTCCTGGGCACATGCTAGGTGCTGGTGACCTCGCGCAGAGGTGCTGTTTTTGGGCCATATATAGGTGACTAGACATTTCCTTATCTAATTAATAAATCTAGTCCATGTATACCAGCATCACCTTACACATACTAGAAATCCAAACAACCTAATTCCACATTCCTGTactagataattaaaaaaaaaacagatcaaGATCAGTGTTCTTCTGGAATATCCACCAGGCCATGTACAGTTATTTTCAAGCCTCCTAAAATTAAAGTTCCTCTTAATTAAGCTATTGCTCATGCTTTAATGCAGAATTTTTGTTCTTTTGACAGTGTACCTTAAGAGttctactttttatgcccccggtgtctactgatgcgggaggcatatagtgattgtcctgtccgtccgtccgtccgttcgttcatccgtccgtacgaggttaaccaaatgggaccgtttcgtctagcatcaatacccctaactagaatgacttgatactaatgcagatgtaacctgtgaccattcctcatcttcagacatcacctgacctcagtttgaccttgaccttgaacttgacctcgttttggacttaggttgctttgtatcgacaaggatgccaccgggggcatcaagcatttattgaacgcagctacttGTTTTGACAACTGTCAAAAGATTTGCTCTTTTCATTATAATTGGTTTTGATTGTTTGGGGTATTCATTGGATAAAGATGTAGATCCGAGAACAAAATTTAGACATCATTTTACATAGTAACTAAGTTTGGAGCATATCTTGGTGTATATGAAACTGCAAAACAACCTCAATTAAGAATACAAGCTATTAGAAGATGGTGTTATGATATACCTGACAGAAAGCAGGCTGCtagacttttatttcatttttttagatatttgactaCAACAGAGTGGAAAAATGAATTCGGTGGTTACAAAGGGAAGCAGCTCAAAAATCAAGAGTTCCGTAGACTACCCTTCTCCTGCTGCACGTAAGTTATCTCTACTTCATTCTTTTGCAGTGTTTAAAATATGTGTGCAGACATGTCTggtagatattttaatatttcttcatttattttgcaTCAGCTATAAATCTATAGCAGTAACAGTGCAAGTTATAAAGAAAGGATGTATACCATTTCTTCTAATGTCAtagataataaaaattataaaaataatgatgTAATGATATAATAATGGTGATTCTATTTAAAAAGAGAAGAACCCAGTTGTTACAGGAACAATTTTCATTGCAGATTTCAATGTATAAAACAGCATAAAGGGAGCAGTGGTTTAGTTGTTAAGGCATGGGTCGCTCTGTCTGTGTGTTGTGGGTTTGAGTCCCGGTAGGGTCACAGCCACAActtctcaaatgacaccagtactggtttttccaggaaacaGACTCAAAAGTGGTTCAAATAACCTTCACGCTTTCATCATaattgagctaaaacaaattggTATATATACTAAACTAAACAGCAAAACAGCATATTTGCAATTATTCTTACGGTCAAGTTTGAGTCACAGgaaatttctgtattttgtatattacattttatgatttCCAGGTTGTCAATGCAGCCATTTGAGAATCCACTTTGTACAAAAGATGGAGttatttatgatttaatgtaAGTTTTTGCAAGAACTTAAATATCTTATGAGAAATTTAGAACTTAAGTGTTAAGTATTTCACAAAAAtcattttaggttaattttggtTATTCTGATATTCCAAGAATGAGAGACGAAAACATATAAAATAGTTTTGTCATAAAGTTCAAATTAGAACAAATTTTGGAAACCATAAGTTATAGCCTAAAAAAGTGTCTCGCAAAGGTACATGTTACTTGTATATACTTTAATACAAGAGAATTTAGGATtgaatataaataaagttttgtaaaacaaatgcCAAGTATCGgtaatatattttacttaaatagAGCAGCGTTAGTCCAGGTTAATGCATCTTTTAATTATTGTACTTTTAAAAATGATacctatttgtttttttttcagtaatttcaAAAAACCTTGGGACCTGTATTTAGCTTCTGCATTCTAACAAAATATTAGTGGACATATAAAAAAAACGTAGATGAGATGGAAATATATGGTGGTTTTCAGCTCCTGATTTTATCTAGGTTATCTTGTATAGAAACTTCTCTCAAAAAatgatttgtcaaaattattttgcagGAATATAGTTCCATTTCTGAAAAAGCATGGCATAAACCCAGCTACAGGTGAAAAGCTCAGTGCAAAAGATTTGGTCAGGTTGAAGTTTCATAAGAATGCTGATGGTATGCCacagttaattttttttatttcatcctaGCTGAAGGCTGAGGTGAGGTATAATTATTGACACTTGTCTGTCATCTGTCAGGCGTTCCTTGTGTTGCAGCTATGTCTCACAGGACCTCCACTGAAATTGTCTTCACATGTATGATCCTTGTATGAATCTGTCTCAAAATAGCATTCTGGTTGCTTAAAATGAAGTGGGTCCTGTGTAGAACACTAGTTGCATCACAACCAAACATCTCTGTTCTCCAGCGACTAGGATTTGATATGATTTCATCAAAATGATGGCTCAGTTACATGGACTGGGATTGTCTAGCTAATGGTCTTACTTGGTAAATGAATTTCattgatgcgggaggcatatagtgattgtccagtccgtctgtccgtacgaggttaaccaaatgggaccgtttgtttagcatcaataccccttactagaatgacttgatactaatgcagatgtaaccagTGACCATTTAAAAAGTGATAATTGTTtgcaaagaaattttattttactgtgtGTATCTAGTGTTTGGAATATAAAATAACTGATTTTAAGGATGCGGCATTGATATGAATTGGTTGAATGGCAATGCTTTTTAAATTTAGAGTTTACGTTTTGTAAATTACTTAAATCTTCTTATCTAAATTGTATACAGGGAAGTACCACTGTCCAGTTACATTCAAggtgttcaatgaaaatacaCATATTGTAGCTGTCAGACCGACTGGAAATGTGTTTGCTAATGaggtaaatgtttatattttatacttcattcTTGTAACTCTGTCTATTAATATTGAAACCTAAAATTTGTGAAGTAACCAAAGgccagcaaaaacaaaacaaaaaaagccaTCAAATAAGTGTTTTATCACATGACATTAGAAATAAgggtttgtatttttttcttcaaatgttgACTTTAGCTCAACAGAATAGACTGGTAAGTAGCACAAACCGTGGCCTAGTGATTTGTATAAGTTTTGTGAATTATATCAAGGATCTTTATCACTGTAGAATAGATTAAAACAGGCAGTATTTTGTAGGCTGTAGAGAGACTGAACATCAAGGCAAACTTCTGGAGAGATCTGATCACAGATGAACCCTTTACAAGAAAAGATCTCATCACTGTACAGGTAATCAAAAATAACATCTTAAGACTCATAAcataaccattaccctgctaaatttctgtaatgaacttgtccatctttcaatttggacaataccattaactgttaaaaggggtgtttaccaaaaagatactgactgaatggcgaacagtgcagatcatgatcagactgcacagatgttcaggctgatcatgatctacactggtcgcaaaggcagaatcagtcatgtcaagcatgataagggttaatcagGGCATAGAAAAATCATTATTACATGGTTCATGATTTGATTTTTGATGAAAACTTCTGTTGTTTTAGAATTCTGACATCCTAACAAAATaagctaaattttttttttataaattatgaacAGCCTTTTGTTTGATTAAATTACTGATCTATAAATGTGCATGTtatattgattttgaatttagTAGAATTGTGAAAAATAAACAGTTTCTGAAATAATCATCAGAGGAGAAATTTCGTCTGCAGAAAACATGCTTTTTGGACTAAATTTGGCCATCAGTTTAATATCTAATATCAATTGTGATTCAACAAAGATCAGTCAAATTTTTGTACTGATTTATCAACTTGGAAATCTTGACTGATACCCAACACTAGTGGttacttgttttaaaaaaaatcagtgttGTAAATAAAGTTATAGCTACAGATATTGCCAGGTAGTAAGTACATCTTGATGAGAAGAAAGTAAAAAGACACTGattgtaaatatataataatttttaaagaaagcattgataaaattcaatatattttaacagGATGTTTTCAGTGAAAGCGAGATACTTTAGAATCAGAAATTTTAGCAACAGatttatttttgctatatttgctgtgtgtattttaagaaaacaatacTCCTGTTAGTACTGTATGTTTCAAAATTGGGCAGATGTTGTgaatatacagtacaacctctccagagcggacctctcttaagcaaaaaacCTCTCTAAaacagcatcatcaaaatttccctaagctgaaatatactatcaaatttacctctccagaacaacaacctctacataacagtcaatatttatatataatctCCCAAATGCTCTACAGGGGTTGCACTGTACTACTGTATGCaccaattttaaaaatagcaaacttttgaccttgagaaaatatctgattttacagcAAGTAGGCCTCTACTTGGAtactaatttttacataaatgcacCATGATTTTTCTGACGAGCAGTAAATGTAGTTGGGACATGAATTATGGGATATAATTAAATGCTTTGATTTTCCATTGCTTGCAGGATCCATCAAATCTGGATAAATTCAACATTCAGAAGTTTTATTACATCAAGAACAATCTGAAAGCTGGGGAAGAAGGTAAGAGTAATATATTCACTCTCTGCTCCTTCCTCCACACCTCCCCCACCCCTGTCCTTGATAGATTAAGAGGGGAACTTTGTTTTGCTCAAGTCTGGTGGTCAGTCATAAGACCCTCTAATGCTTGAGCCAGCAGCAGTCAAACTTCCTGGGATGATTGCACGAGTGGTattattttgtcagttttaacaCAATCAGTTAAAGTtccaaacaaaattaaaatggtAATTCAAGATCATGAAGATGTGAGTTGTGAGTTGTAAATGCTTTTCGTATgcttaaatatattgttacaacAGCTATAAGATCTGGAGTAAAATTAGTGTACCAAGAACACATTTCCTTAGGTAGGCCTTTTTTGTGTTGTTTGTGATTTTCTTCTTAATTCAGTTTTTGAAAGTGGTTGATTAAGGAAAAAACTAGGTTGCCAGTGCATTAAGTTTTGGCTAGAGTGCTTCAATtcccatttactgttaaaaatggctgagtttgaaataaatcatttattcCATGCATCTTAGATACAAAATACTAAATGTGATTTTGCAGATAAGTTAATATTAAGTGAATGTTTTTGTCAGACAAATAggtattcaatattttatttcacatttggTTTGTGTGTTTCATGTTTTAGATGAGGATGCTGCCTACAAGGATGGGAAGAGTAGATTAAAGACGGTCAATGCAGAGACACAAGACATTCTGGAGACACTGGAGAGAGAATATCAAGCTCCTGTATGTCATTCACTGTGttatacaaacaaaaactttcCCACAATAAAAGCATAATTTGTGTGTTCTGACATACTGTATATGCTTACTGATGTGACATTATgcttcttgtttgttttgtaggGTTCAAAGTAAAACTGACATGGTTGAGGTCATCTGCATCTTTACAGCTGTAGTGGTGGAGGATCCCCACATTGCCCCACTGGACATTATTAAAGGCACTTTGGGTAGAACCACAAACCAGCGtaacggcttcctcacatgacaacCCGAGCAAGGCTCAAATCCACAGAGATGaagagcaagtgattcaaagttggaAACCACTCTGCCAGTTTGGCCACTAGGGACATTATGctgaaaatatagatttaaagCCTTCACAATTATTATAGTGTCTAAACTTATATGAGCATTACTATCTAATATGACTTTTAACAGAACATTCTGATATCCAAACAATCACAGTAAACATTGATACATGTATACTACATGTAAAggtagattaatttcatatgtacTTTCAGAATGAATAAAGTTTGCAGTTCTTGGTTTAAATGTTAATAAGTATTTCCTTCGTTTTATTACTTTCAGGAAAAAAAGCCGGAAAACAAAAAGAAGGCTGACAGATTTAATTCAGTATGTATACAAACAGGGAAATAATACTTTTATAACTGCATCTCGTGTATCAATTACTTTTCTGTAGATTTAGTTAATTTAGTTAATTGAAAATGTTTTGCTTTAGGCTGAAAAAGGAATTTGGTCAAATATCCTATATGTACATACCAAATGATCAAGATGTTGAGTTGGGGCCAGCATTCATATCTATTCCTTTTAGATTGTTGAATATTTAGTCCTTATTTCATCTAAAAGTTCAAGTTTAGAATTCTTTAAGGTGCTGCTAAATTCCTTGTTCATTTATAAGAATATTTACCTATATTCATGATTGTGTCTAACTGCTCCAAAAAGGCATTGAAAGAAGTGATACATAATGATGTCTGATACTAAGGTACTCTGCTTCTGATTTTAGGCTCACTATTCCACAGGGGCGGTGGCTGCCTCATTTACCTCTACAGCCATGGTACCTGAGACTGAACATCACGCAGGTATGGCCAAAATACTTTTAGTACTTAAGGTGGTTCTGCATGTTTGTTGCACGTGATGTTGAAGCTGAAAACATACAGTAAATGTGTGGCACCTCTTGCGTTAACTGATGAAAAACTAGCAGTCTTAATCCTAAATgtaataacaaatttgaaaaagtgTCATAAAGTCAGCAACAGTGTCAGATTCTCTTTAATaatagccaaatatctcaaaattaaatacattgacCTAATTATATAGTAGAAAAAACTTAGTAGTTAAATTTACGAATTTGAGAATTAAAATCTGCAGTGTAGgactttttcattaaattttaacaCTGTCAAAATTTctagtttttcattgatttccaTTATGAAAACATGCTTGAGGTGCAAATTATTCCACTCGGTCAAGCAAAAAAATCAGGCACCTGAGCCtgccttttttatgcccccaaagggaggcatattagttttcaactgtccgttcgttcgttcgttcgccacaacgttaactttttgcatgaaggcactttactcgcaaaccactgcacccaggaccttcaaacttcatgctgatagtacttattgagtacacgacccctactgacttcggggtcaccaggtcaaaggtcaaggcgctgcgggggcatttgccaccattagtgacagctcttgtttaattgacTAAATTTCCTTAGTAAGTTTTGAAAAAGCAGAATTTTATCAAACACTACACTTTGATCAGAACATACAGAACTacgttgatattttgttttaaatgcaaaCTTCAGTTCATTTAGCATAAGATCAGAATATGCCATTAGTGAATATCTTGTAATACATTCAGTGATTGTGTTATTATGTATAGCACAGCTTCTTATGAAGTTGTCATAttctaaattataattttttGATTGTCTGGCATCTCAGTTAGTGCTGTCttgaaagacatttttttctgtttggtaAAGAAATAATTTCTTGTGTGCTGAAATTTAAATCATAATCCTTAAAAACACAAAAGCAAGATCAGCTTTTTTCCATTTAGATTTGATAGTTTACCAAAACCCAATCTTGATTCGTCAAAACATGTTGGATGAAACTATAACAGTTTTCAACAATTCAGCTTTATATATTAACTAAATATTAAATGTGCTCATAAGATACTGTTTATATTTGCAGCAATTATAGATGAGGACATTATAAGGTATGAGAGAGTAAAGAAGAAAGGATATGTACGAGTTGTTACAAACTACGGTCAACTCAACCTTGAACTCCATTGTGATATGGTGAGATATTTGATACAAGTGTCTTATTTATATGTCAGAGGTCAAGTGCATACTGTTAATCTCAACTATTTGATATCCAGTCCAGGAGCCTTTGTGGTAGTGTGTTTGTCACTGATTTTGAATCACTAGCCCAACACTACTGTGGGTTTGAAATctcacttggggtgtagaatttttttatgttaacccttaccctgctaaatttctgtaatgaacttgtccatctttcattttggacagtaccattaactgttaaaaggggtgcttaccaaaaagatactgactgaatggcgaacagtgcagatcatgatcagactgcacagatctgcactggtcgcaaaggcagaatcaatcatgtccagcgtgataagggttaagaaactATCAAGCTGGCTTAAGTAAGGTCAGTAATTGTACCCAGATGTCTGCCTGTATTTGAAATAATGCCCCGAGGGGCAGCAGGGGCTTTATtacaccatcaaaagcttgaaaccATATAGTTACCTAAAATTTTATAGCAGTCACCTAAAAcccaataatttaaaaaacaaacatacttGAGGACTCCAATGGGCTTACAGTCTTCCCTTCTTTACAGCGTAACAAGGATGAAATTAATGTTGATGCTGCTTGGTTTTCTCAACTTTAAacattctatattttattttttaaggttCCAAAGACTTGTGAAAATTTTATCAGACTGTGTAAGAAGGggtattacaatgacactgtgtTCCATCGACTGATCAGAAATTTTATGGTAAGACTTTATACTTATTTAGTTTAATACATATTAGTAACAGAAAGTTAAGCTTAATGAATCATTGTGAACACCATTTTGCGAGAAACCGATGTTGAGGTTTTATCAGGAAATATGATTATGTCTGGCGTTTGATCCTGCGACCTTCAGATGAGGCAACCAGCATCTTATCCACACAACTACATgtagaaatatttatacaagATGTGTATTAACTTACGAGTATTATTGTAAGATTCTTATTTTATTGCTATATATAACATAGAACTATTTCTATTAAAACCTATACATTTGAAAAAGTAGCAGGATTTGAACTTGAAAGTAAAACTGagaattatatataattatgtgtatttatttatttcagatacAAGGAGGGGATCCAACGGGCACTGGAACAGGTATAAAGACGCTTGAATACATCTACATGTACTGTGAAATAGTTATTATtagttggggactaattttcattgaTTTATAAGATTTCCTTAtaagatatttgcatattaagttgaaatccacaaattcatatcccaacaAGATAGCTGTTTTGGCCTAAACcataaaatttcatgcccacaaattTAAAAGACTTTACAGTAATTTTGTGATCTAGCTTAAAGTTTTGTACTGTTAACATGCACAGATACAATCATTTGATTGCATAATTGCACTAGAACTTATATTAATCTCTTTTATACAAGTCATGTGACCAAAACATCATTACTGAATTGTTGCTACGGTAATCAAGCAACCTTTGTAAAATTAGAAAGTCATATATATGTTAGTTTTTGTCAAGAGATTTGATGTCTTTATAccaatatttaaataaacaaccTATATCTGTAAATTCCTGCTTTcagcatttgttttaaataaaaatttaaaagactttttAGTACATTTTGTGGTGTAGCCCTTACAGTAAAagctaaaaat
The genomic region above belongs to Mercenaria mercenaria strain notata chromosome 12, MADL_Memer_1, whole genome shotgun sequence and contains:
- the LOC123533920 gene encoding RING-type E3 ubiquitin-protein ligase PPIL2-like gives rise to the protein MGKKQHQKDKLYLTTTEWKNEFGGYKGKQLKNQEFRRLPFSCCTLSMQPFENPLCTKDGVIYDLMNIVPFLKKHGINPATGEKLSAKDLVRLKFHKNADGKYHCPVTFKVFNENTHIVAVRPTGNVFANEAVERLNIKANFWRDLITDEPFTRKDLITVQDPSNLDKFNIQKFYYIKNNLKAGEEDEDAAYKDGKSRLKTVNAETQDILETLEREYQAPEKKPENKKKADRFNSAHYSTGAVAASFTSTAMVPETEHHAAIIDEDIIRYERVKKKGYVRVVTNYGQLNLELHCDMVPKTCENFIRLCKKGYYNDTVFHRLIRNFMIQGGDPTGTGTGGESIWGGSFKDEFKPNLTHSGRGVLSMANSGPNTNKSQFFMTFRSAKHLDGKHSVFGRVVGGLETLDAVEKIDVDKKDRPVKEIKIEGCAVFVDPFEEVDEQLAKEREEELSRQAQEESEKKKPKSRKEEPNLVPKSFTSGVGKYINPSTLKRHTTDDTDSSLVTAKKKVKAKSGFGDFSSW